A region from the Arachis ipaensis cultivar K30076 chromosome B01, Araip1.1, whole genome shotgun sequence genome encodes:
- the LOC107605126 gene encoding RING-H2 finger protein ATL63, with translation MNTLSQIFQNMFSDNSNIMLAAIISLLLVILFVLLLHLYAKWFLAQAQAQANARRRRRRRRRAATVTVSDVLGPARFHHFHSFNIEDSPIFPSSSSSHHNTSKGLDSSIIARIPLFIYTTTNSEVLKGSEEVENSDELECVICLSSFEDGEMGRCLPKCGHGFHVECIDMWLNSHSNCPICRAPIIISSGIVVENDNSQLGSVIDDGGDHNDHDHDHVHVHNVDDGSGASALVEIVVDDFGQSSEIRENNENGERVSSSSDSSVSETETSTSLVIVGCSLKRMLSKVFPSSNNANVNELQT, from the coding sequence atgaACACTTTGAGTCAAATATTCCAAAACATGTTCTCAGACAACAGCAACATAATGCTTGCAGCCATAATATCTTTGCTCCTTGTAATCCTCTTTGTCCTTCTCCTCCATCTCTATGCTAAATGGTTCCTAGCTCAGGCTCAGGCTCAGGCAAATGCTCGCCGCCGTCGTCGCCGCCGCCGCAGAGCAGCCACAGTAACTGTTTCTGATGTTCTTGGCCCTGCAAGGTTCCACCACTTCCACAGCTTCAACATAGAAGATTCACCAATATTCCCATCATCATCAAGTTCTCATCACAATACATCAAAAGGGTTAGATTCTTCTATCATTGCAAGAATTCCTCTTTTCATTTATACTACTACTAATTCAGAAGTATTGAAAGGTAGTGAAGaagttgagaatagtgatgagctTGAGTGTGTGATTTGTTTGAGTTCTTTTGAAGATGGAGAGATGGGAAGGTGTTTACCAAAATGTGGACATGGTTTTCATGTTGAATGCATTGATATGTGGCTGAATTCTCATTCAAATTGTCCAATTTGCAGGGCTCCAATAATTATTAGTAGTGGGATTGTTGTTGAGAATGACAATTCCCAATTAGGTTCTGTTATTGATGATGGGGGTGATCATAATGATCATGATCATGATCATGTTCATGTTCATAATGTTGATGATGGTAGTGGTGCCTCTGCTTTAGTTGAGATTGTGGTTGATGATTTTGGTCAAAGTTCTGAAATTAGAGAGAATAATGAAAATGGAGAAAGAGTGAGTAGTAGCAGTGATTCTTCTGTCTCAGAAACAGAAACCTCAACATCTTTGGTAATTGTTGGTTGTTCTTTGAAGAGAATGTTGAGCAAAGTTTTTCCATCTTCTAATAATGCAAATGTAAATGAATTACAAACTTAG